The nucleotide sequence GAAGTCGCGCAGGGCGTCGCCGGTGCGCGCGCCGAACACGCCGTCGACCCGGCCGACGTCGAAGCCCAGCTCGGACAGGCGGCGCTGCAGGGCGATGACGTCGTCGCCGGCCTGCGGGTTGCCCACGACGTAGGACAGCAGGCGGTCGCCGAGCCGCCAGCGCGCCTCGTCGAGCACGCGGTACGTCGTCGCGTCGACGACCCCGGTCGCGGTGAGGCCGCGCTCCTGCTGGAACTGCCGCACCGCCTGGGCGACGTCCTCGTCGAACGTGCTGGGACCGGGCGCGGTGTCGTCGAGGAGTCCGAGCTGGGTCAGCTTCGAACGGATCTCCGCGATCGCCGGTCCGGTGTCGCCCAACTGGTAGCTCAGCGAGGTCATCCGGGGGTGGTCCTTCCGTGGGCGTGTCGCGCCGATTCTACCCACAGCGGGCCGGGTCAACCGCCTCGCGGTGAGCCGGGGTTCCCGGCCACGGCCAGCGGAAACGACACCGACCGTTCATGGCGTTCGTGTTGCCCGTGTCACGTCTTGGTGGCTATTGTCCCTGCATGAGCGGCTCGTTTCCCCGGACGGGCCGACGCTTCTCGGTCGGCTTGGTGTGCATCGCAGTCGTCGCCGCGTGCAGTGGCGACGACGACGCTGGCGATCCCGCGTCCCCGGAGCCCACGGTCGCCGTCACCCAGGACGCCTCCGCACAGGCCGAAGAGCAGATCCGAACGGTGTTCGATCAGTTCATCGCCGCCGTCGTCGAGGCGCAGAGCGGCGAGGCGGACGATCTGGAGGGGCTCTTCGCGGGCCTCGCCACCGAGGAGACCACCGAGCTCAACGTCGGCATCGCGTCGCGCTATGCCGACCAGGGCATCGTCCGAGTCGGCGAGCCAGTCATCAGCGATGTCAACGTCCAGGTCGTCGACCGGTCCGGGGTCGTGAGCGCCTGCATGGACGAGTCCGAATGGGCGCCGCAGCTCACCACGGGCGAGGAGATCCCGCCCGCCGAGGAACAGTCGACGCCGCATCCCGTGGTCTACGAAGTGGTCGAGTCCGATGGCGCCTGGCTCATCGGCGAACCGATCGAACCTGGAGGGACCATCACATGCTGACCCCACGCCGCGTGTCCCAGGTCCTGATGGCCGCCGTCGTCCTGCTGGCCGGCCTGCTCGGCGCCGTCGCCCCCGGTCAGGCGGCCGAACCGGCGGCGGACCCGTGCTATGTGTGGCTCGAGGTCAGCCCGGGCGTCTTCGAGTACGTCAACATCTGCCCCGACCCCGACGAAGAGGGGGGTGGCGAGGACGACGGCTCCGGCGGCAACGGCCCACGCTGCGATCTCACCGAGGAGCCGTACGACGAGTTCTGCCTCGGCACGAAGGCCTGCCGGGCCGACATCCCGTCGACGCTGCCCGAGGACAAGTGGCCGCCCGAGGAGACCCGGCCCAGCCCGGACCACATCTTCACGTTCGTCCAGTGCCGCGTGCCCGGCCAGGAAGAGCTCTACGAGCGGTGGCGGTGGATCGAGCCGTACGAGGGCGCACTCCCCGGCCTCGGCTGGCAGGCGCTGGGCCGGCTGGAGACCCCCGCGTTCACCATGACCTTCGAGCCGTCCGGCATGACCTACGTCGGCGCCGACACCCGGTACCTGCTCGACGGTCTCGGCGACGGCGAGATCATCGGCAGCGTGGCCGGCCCGCTGCAGGCCACCGGTGAGCTCAGCCACGTCGAGATCGACCCCGGCGACGGCTCCGAGACCATCGACTGCGACCCCGACCTGCGCACCCGCGCCTGCGAGCACGTCTACCTCGAGATGTCGCACGAGCAGACCAGCGAGGACATCGACGGCCAGCCCGGCTTCCCCGCTCAGGCCCGCCTGGTCTACGACGTCACGTTCACCATGGGCGGCGTCGAGGTGAGCCTCCCGGGCGTGCCCGACACCCTCGAGAGCCCCTGGAACGGCACCGTCGTCCCGGTCGGCGAGATCCAGGCGCTGGTCCGCACCCGCTGACCACTGACCCAGTGATGGTTGAGGGATCTGGGTCGCCAGAACGGCCCAGATCCCTCAACCACGTCGGCGCTAGAGGCGTTCCGGCACCCCGGAGCGTTCCGGCGCCGGGCTGGTGAGCTCGGCGATCAGCCGGACGGTGGCGACCTCGAGGTCGTCGCCGAGGTCGGCGCTGATCGCGGTCATCCGGGCGATGGCGTCGTCGATGCCGGCGCGGTTGCCGGCCAGGTGCTCGGCCTTGATGCGGTCGCGCCAGAGCAGCTCCATGCCCGGCTCGACCTGCAGGCCGATGGTCGACGCCTTGCGGGCGAGGTGGGCGTCGCCGCCACGCAGCGCGCGCTGGGCCAGTTCGTGCGCGGCGTCGACGATGGCCGAGATCATCTCCTGCTTGAGGTGCTCGGCCCAGCCGTAGCGGCGCGGGTTGACGCCGGTGAACGGCTGACCACGGACCAGCTCGAGCGCCGCGACCAGCTGCTGGGTGCCGGCCAGGGTGGGGTCGTCGCCGACCAGTGAGCGCCACTCGTCCCAGTCGGTGGTGACGCCCGGGTGGAACCGGTAGCCGGTGTCGACCCGCGGCAGGTAGTCGTCGCCGTGGGCGTCGCGGCCGAACCAGCGGCGCAGCTTGGAGATCGCCGTGTTGCGGGTGTTCTGGGTGACCCGGCTGCCCGGCCACATCGCGTCGTCGAGCGCCGCGTGCCCCCGGCCGGGGTGCAGCGCGATGAACGCCGCGATCTCGGTGAGCTGCCGGTACTTGGACTGCTCGACGGGTCCATCGGCGTCCTCGACCTCGACCGGCCCGAGCAGCGCGATGGTGGGACCGTCGCCCGGCACCGGGACGGGCGGGGCCGCAGCCGCGACGGTCTCGGGAGCGGTCGCCGCCGGGACCTCCTCGACGGGCTCCGCGCCGGCCACGGGCTTGACGTCGGCCGCGGGCTGCACGTCCGGCTCGGCCGGCGTCGAGCGGTCGAACTCTGCCTCCAGGCTCTCCAGCAGGCCGGGACCGACCTCGCCGGGCTCCGGCTCGTCGGCCGGCCGGCCACCGGCGTCGATCCAGGGCCGCGCGGGCTGCGTCGTGACGCCCAGCAGCTCCAGGATGCGGTGGTACTGGTGCTGGTCGAGCCGCTGCGGCTGGACGTTGACGCCGACCGGCTGCAGGACGGCGGCGTCGGGCTGGCCGGCGGTCAGCTCCAGCGACCACTGGCCGACCGCGCCGTCGCCGCTGGTGACCGCTGCGACGGCCACCCGGGGCAGCGACTGCACCAGGTCGGCCAGCTGGGCGTCCTGGTCGGGGCCGAGCGGCTCGCCGAGCAGCACGATCTCAGGCGTCCACGCGGCCACGGCGACCCCGCGGGCACGGGCGTCGTCGAGTGAGTAGGCGCCCGACTCGGCCATCGCCACGCGGTCGTGCCGGGCCCGGGTGCTCAGTTCGGTGAGCAGGCTGCCGGCCGTCGGCAGGTACCGGATGCGGCCGGTGTCGAGTCCGCCGGCCAGCTCGGGGCAGGTGCCGACCAGCGTGACCTGGAGGTCGTCGGCCCACGGGCTGGTGGCCAGCTCGACGGCGAGGGCGGCCATGACCTCACGGGATGGCTCGCGGTCGCCGACGACGGCCAGCGTGCCGAGGCGCTCGAGGTCGAGCAGCAGGTGGCCGTCCTCGGGGCCGTGGCCGACGGTGACCAGGCTCGGGTACGGCGCCGGGACCTCGCGCAGCTCGTCGGCGTCGAAGGCCCGTCCGGCGGCGGCCGGCAGCAGCCACACATGGCCCTGGTCGGTCGCGACGAACGGCGGCGGCAGCTGCGCCTCGTCGGCGAGGTACAGCTCGAACTGCTCCGACGTCAGCCGCCCGATGCGCAGCGGCGGCAGCGAGACACCACGGCGGGCGCAGTCGGCGGCCAGCCCGCGCAGCGCGAGGTCGACCAGCTCGACGCTCATCGGGTCGGCGACGCCGCGCAGCTCACGCTCGGTGTCGGCCAGCGCGCCAGCCGGCATGGCGATGCGCTCGCCGGGCTCGCGCCGTCGCTGCTGGCTGCGCCGCCGGACGGCGATGAACGCCAGCACACCGGCCGCCAGCAGCGCGCCGACGCCGGCGGTCGTGCGGATCGGCACCTCGACGTCGTCGCCGACGGCCTGCGTGGCGGAGTCGCCGGCCTCGGAGTCGCCCGGCTGCTCGGCGACCGGCGGCTGCACCGGCTCCTCGGCCGGCGGCGCCTCCTCAGCAGGCG is from Jiangella alkaliphila and encodes:
- a CDS encoding LysM peptidoglycan-binding domain-containing protein — its product is MVVIVAVLVGIPLALIAVAGNPLPDSVPSWDDVTSALTEPDDGSLFLEVLLWIGWLGWISFAVGLVVEIPAALGGRKAPRLPVLRFQQRAAAGLVAAVAAVFVVGPVGVATAAEPVQPPAPQPAPATTTQAPAASEVATAETAPAAAPEAAQPAMVQRTHTVQRGESLWRIAEQELGDGMRWPEIAELNYGVAQPGGRALDNTHWIDPGWQLRLPPEPAPAAEAVADTGAVTHVVAEGDTLWGIAEQRLGDGARYPELVDASRDTVQPDGGRLTDPDLIRPGWTITVPGTAGTPPVVGDPVSREPVQPPAEETPAEQPPAEEPVQPPAAELPQEPPADEAPAEEAPAEEAPPAEEPVQPPVAEQPGDSEAGDSATQAVGDDVEVPIRTTAGVGALLAAGVLAFIAVRRRSQQRRREPGERIAMPAGALADTERELRGVADPMSVELVDLALRGLAADCARRGVSLPPLRIGRLTSEQFELYLADEAQLPPPFVATDQGHVWLLPAAAGRAFDADELREVPAPYPSLVTVGHGPEDGHLLLDLERLGTLAVVGDREPSREVMAALAVELATSPWADDLQVTLVGTCPELAGGLDTGRIRYLPTAGSLLTELSTRARHDRVAMAESGAYSLDDARARGVAVAAWTPEIVLLGEPLGPDQDAQLADLVQSLPRVAVAAVTSGDGAVGQWSLELTAGQPDAAVLQPVGVNVQPQRLDQHQYHRILELLGVTTQPARPWIDAGGRPADEPEPGEVGPGLLESLEAEFDRSTPAEPDVQPAADVKPVAGAEPVEEVPAATAPETVAAAAPPVPVPGDGPTIALLGPVEVEDADGPVEQSKYRQLTEIAAFIALHPGRGHAALDDAMWPGSRVTQNTRNTAISKLRRWFGRDAHGDDYLPRVDTGYRFHPGVTTDWDEWRSLVGDDPTLAGTQQLVAALELVRGQPFTGVNPRRYGWAEHLKQEMISAIVDAAHELAQRALRGGDAHLARKASTIGLQVEPGMELLWRDRIKAEHLAGNRAGIDDAIARMTAISADLGDDLEVATVRLIAELTSPAPERSGVPERL